In the genome of Triticum urartu cultivar G1812 chromosome 5, Tu2.1, whole genome shotgun sequence, one region contains:
- the LOC125508186 gene encoding tryptophan--tRNA ligase, cytoplasmic, which translates to MASVAPEVEKKEEEEQVVNPWEVSAGKGGIDYDKLVDQFGCQRLDAPLIDRIARLTGRPPHRFLRRGLFFAHRDLNEILDIYEKGDKFYLYTGRGPSSEALHLGHLVPFMFTKYLQDAFKVPLVIQLTDDEKFLWKNLTVEESKRLARENAKDIIACGFDVERTFIFSDFNFVGGAFYENMVKVARCVTYNKVVGIFGFTPEDHIGKISFPPVQAVPSFPSSFPKHFSGNDQLRCLIPCAIDQDPYFRMTRDVAPRIGYQKPALIESRFFPALQGENTKMSASDPNSAIYVTDSTKDIKTKVNKYAFSGGQDSVELHRKLGANLEVDVSIKYLNFFLEDDDELERIKKAYKEGRMLTGEVKQLLVTVLSEMVERHKRARARVTEEMVDAFMAVRPLPNMFG; encoded by the exons ATGGCCTCGGTGGCGCCGGAGGttgagaagaaggaggaggaggagcaggtgGTGAACCCGTGGGAGGTGTCGGCGGGGAAGGGCGGCATCGACTACGACAAGCTGGTCGACCAGTTCGGCTGCCAGCGCCTGGACGCCCCGCTCATCGACCGCATCGCGCGACTCACCGGCCGCCCCCCGCACCGCTTCCTCCGCCGCGGCCTCTTCTTCGCCCACCG GGATTTGAACGAGATACTGGACATCTACGAGAAGGGGGACAAGTTCTACCTCTACACGGGGAGAGGGCCCTCCTCAGAGGCGTTGCATCTCGGACACCTCGTCCCCTTCATGTTCACCAA ATATTTGCAGGATGCTTTCAAGGTTCCTCTGGTGATACAGCTAACTGATGATGAGAAGTTCCTGTGGAAAAATTTGACGGTAGAGGAAAGTAAAAGGCTTGCGCGTGAAAATGCAAAAGACATTATAGCATGCGGATTTGATGTTGAAAGGACTTTTATATTCTCTGATTTTAATTTTGTTGGCGG TGCCTTTTACGAAAACATGGTTAAAGTGGCCAGATGTGTGACATATAATAAA GTTGTCGGAATATTTGGATTCACTCCAGAGGATCACATTGGAAAGATTAGCTTTCCTCCTGTGCAAGCAGTTCCATCATTCCCTTCTTCATTTCCCAAACACTTTTCTGGCAATGACCAACTACGGTGCCTGATACCTTGCGCAATAGACCAG GATCCTTATTTCAGGATGACCCGTGATGTTGCTCCAAGAATTGGTTACCAGAAGCCAGCACTGATTGAGTCAAGATTTTTCCCTGCCCTTCAG GGGGAGAACACGAAAATGTCAGCTAGTGATCCAAATTCTGCTATATATGTGACCGATAGTACTAAAGATATAAAGACAAAG GTGAATAAATATGCATTCTCAGGTGGCCAGGACTCTGTAGAACTTCATAGAAAACTTGGAGCTAACCTTGAG GTTGATGTCTCAATTAAGTACCTGAACTTCTTCCTTGAAGACGATGATGAGCTCGAGCGCATAAAGAAG GCGTACAAGGAAGGAAGGATGCTGACGGGTGAAGTGAAGCAGCTTCTGGTTACGGTTCTTTCTGAGATGGTTGAAAGGCACAAAAGAGCTAGAGCTCGAGTTACCGAGGAG ATGGTCGACGCCTTCATGGCTGTGAGGCCTCTTCCCAACATGTTTGGCTGA
- the LOC125508185 gene encoding acyl-CoA-binding domain-containing protein 6-like has product MPSIQEPLHFKPEEPKVVVAENEKMVDVQDKEVTMEGLCSVAAYDQWTPLSVPGQRPKPRYKHGAAVVQEKMYVFGGNHNGRYLGDIQVLDFKSLSWSKLEAKIQSESAEPVLVAPCAGHSLIPSGNKILSVAGHTREHTESLSVKEFDPQTSTWSILRTYGKSPSSRGGQSVTRVGDTLVVFGGEGGGRSLLNDLHVLDLETMTWDEFESTGTPPSPRSEHAAACYADRYLLIFGGGSHSTCFSDLYLLDMQTMEWSRPKQHGIIPEPRAGHAGVTVGDNWVITGGGNSKKGVPETLVLNMSTLVWSVVTNFEGRTPPTSEGSSLVLHTINGEDFLLSFGGYSGRYSNEVYALKTSLRPSVSSSRIDEVETNGMTPLSAEVNSSRGPIFEIEELRDDKNNKGVDISKTLVQAVKHEKSQVEEKLEQEKLQSFHLKKELADVENKNAELTKELQSVRDQLSDEAARASKLEDEVSEIQQRLQKMETLEKEFELLRSERGGGSDKSGSGSNKRPGSVGFRRWYGDDER; this is encoded by the exons ATGCCG AGCATACAAGAACCACTGCATTTCAAACCTGAAGAGCCTAAAGTAGTCGTGGCAGAGAACGAGAAGATGGTTGATGTTCAGGACAAGGAGGTCACCATGGAAGGCCTCTGCTCTGTGGCCGCTTACGATCAGTGGACGCCTCTCTCAGTCCCAGGACAGCGTCCCAAACCTCGATACAAG CATGGAGCTGCCGTAGTTCAGGAAAAGATGTATGTCTTTGGTGGAAACCACAATGGCCGTTACCTTGGTGACATTCAG GTTCTGGATTTCAAAAGTTTGTCATGGTCAAAGCTAGAAGCTAAAATTCAATCAGAATCGGCTGAACCAGTTTTAGTTGCTCCATGTGCTGGTCATTCACTG ATTCCATCCGGAAACAAGATTCTGTCAGTTGCAGGACACACCAGGGAACATACAGAGAGTCTCAGTG TAAAGGAGTTTGATCCGCAAACCAGCACTTGGTCAATTTTGCGTACTTATGGGAAGTCGCCG AGCTCACGTGGTGGTCAATCAGTGACTCGTGTTGGGGACACTTTAGTTGTGTTTGGAGGTGAAGGTGGTGGGAGGTCTCTTCTGAACGACCTGCACGTTCTTGATCTCGAAACCATGACTTGGGATGAATTTGAGAGCAC AGGCACTCCTCCTTCTCCAAGGTCAGAGCATGCTGCTGCATGCTATGCAGACCGGTATCTCTTGATATTTGGTGGGGGATCTCATTCTACATGTTTCAGTGATCTATATCTCCTTGACATGCAAACA ATGGAATGGTCAAGACCAAAGCAGCACGGTATAATTCCAGAACCAAGAGCAGGGCATGCAGGCGTAACGGTTGGGGATAACTGGGTTATCACTGGTGGTGGTAATAGTAAGAAAG GTGTTCCAGAAACGCTTGTGCTTAACATGTCTACTTTGGTATGGTCGGTTGTTACTAATTTTGAAGGCCGTACTCCCCCTACAAGTGAG GGATCGAGTTTAGTACTTCACACAATTAATGGAGAAGACTTTCTGTTGTCATTTGGAGGATACAGTGGACGTTACAGCAACGAG GTTTATGCTCTGAAGACAAGTCTCAGACCAAGTGTGTCGTCTTCACGAATAGATGAAGTCGAGACAAATGGCATGACCCCATTATCTGCAGAAGTAAATTCTAGCAGGGGACCAATATTCGAAATTGAAGAACTTCGAGATGACAAG AATAACAAGGGAGTAGATATCAGCAAAACCTTGGTGCAAGCAGTAAAGCATGAGAAGAGCCAGGTAGAAGAAAAACTTGAACAGGAAAAGCTGCAGAGCTTCCACCTGAAGAAGGAACTAGCTGATGTAGAGAACAAAAATGCGGAGCTTACTAAG GAACTCCAGTCAGTCCGCGATCAACTCTCCGACGAAGCAGCGAGGGCTTCCAAACTCGAG GATGAAGTTTCAGAGATTCAACAACGGCTGCAGAAGATGGAAACCCTTGAAAAGGAGTTCGAATTGCTTCGGAGTGAAAGGGGTGGCGGGTCTGACAAATCAGGTTCAGGCAGCAACAAGAGGCCCGGCAGCGTGGGCTTCCGGAGGTGGTATGGAGATGACGAGCGCTGA
- the LOC125508184 gene encoding riboflavin synthase: MAPLPTAAAAVRCHPHILRRGLLPASSPLLPFASRMASSTPLRAQPLRFSLSPVPKSISSSSASHIPVRYLFTGIVEEVGRVRRIGPPPTPTGGGGGSGGDAPGVDLEVETKNLLAGTQLGDSIAVDGTCLTVAAIDTAASTLTFGVAPETLRCTSLGERVAGDDVNLERALTPASRMGGHFVQGHVDGTGEIAAFRPEGDSIWVTVRAPPEILSLLVPKGFVAVDGTSLTVVNVNEEEGWFDFMLVRYTQDNVVLPRKKVGDKVNLEADILGKYVVKLLAGRLEATSKANS; the protein is encoded by the coding sequence ATGGCGCCGCTGCCCACCGCCGCCGCGGCCGTCCGTTGCCACCCGCACATCCTCCGCAGGGGCCTCCTGCCCGCTTCGTCCCCGCTGCTCCCCTTCGCCTCCCGGATGGCCTCCTCCACGCCGCTCCGCGCCCAGCCCCTGCGCTTCTCGCTCTCCCCCGTCCCCAAGAGcatctcctcctcctcggcctcccACATCCCCGTCCGCTATCTCTTCACCGGGATCGTCGAGGAGGTCGGCCGCGTGCGCCGCATCGGCCCGCCGCCCACGCCTACTGGGGGCGGGGGTGGGAGCGGGGGAGACGCTCCCGGTGTCGACCTCGAGGTCGAGACCAAGAACCTCCTCGCCGGGACGCAGCTAGGCGACAGCATCGCCGTCGACGGGACGTGCCTCACCGTGGCGGCCATCGACACCGCTGCCTCCACGCTCACCTTCGGCGTCGCGCCGGAGACCCTCCGGTGCACGTCACTCGGCGAGCGCGTCGCGGGCGACGACGTCAACCTCGAGCGCGCGCTCACGCCGGCGTCTCGCATGGGCGGGCACTTCGTCCAGGGCCACGTCGACGGCACCGGCGAGATCGCCGCGTTCCGGCCCGAGGGCGATTCTATCTGGGTCACCGTGCGCGCACCGCCAGAGATCCTCAGCTTGCTCGTGCCCAAGGGGTTCGTCGCCGTGGACGGGACCAGCCTCACCGTCGTCAATGTGAACGAGGAGGAGGGGTGGTTCGACTTCATGCTTGTGCGCTACACGCAGGACAATGTTGTGCTGCCCAGGAAGAAGGTTGGGGATAAGGTGAACCTTGAGGCTGACATACTGGGGAAGTATGTAGTGAAGCTACTTGCCGGGAGATTGGAGGCAACATCGAAAGCAAATTCTTGA
- the LOC125508187 gene encoding WAS/WASL-interacting protein family member 3: MGQALRRASGRLRPPPPARPPPAHPPPPPPRAAPAAAAGGGGSPPQDLLDVSQDAVTPPTKDAHGVLVERDPSYDDMLKHMVGRITTKPGGKPEMGEASVVERYNRPLPKVRTSEPEPGQSRQLPPGTLNVGHIQEIIQLYQGKSSSHRGPMSVDQIASRFRVEASVVHGIVQFVSLPQDEGTEKKDERRDL; the protein is encoded by the exons ATGGGCCAGGCCCTGCGCCGCGCCTCGGGGCGCCTGAGGCCTCCGCCCCCGGCGAGGCCCCCGCCCGCTCACCCTCCCCCGCCTCCACCACGGGCCGCACCGGCGGCCGCTGCCGGCGGCGGCGGAAGTCCTCCCCAGGACCTGCTCGACGTGTCACAGGATG CTGTTACACCACCAACAAAAGATGCCCACGGTGTACTTGTAGAACGTGATCCAAGTTATGATGACATGCTTAAGCACATGGTTGGGAGAATCACTACTAAGCCTGGAGGAAAGCCAGAAATGGGTGAA GCTTCCGTGGTAGAGCGATACAACAGGCCGCTTCCTAAGGTGAGAACATCTGAACCCGAACCCGGGCAGAGCAGGCAGCTACCTCCAGGAACCCTGAACGTCGGGCACATCCAGGAGATCATCCAGCTGTACCAAGGAAAGTCCAGTAGCCACCGCGGCCCGATGAGTGTGGACCAGATCGCTTCGAGGTTCAGAGTCGAAGCCTCTGTGGTCCATGGAATCGTGCAGTTTGTCTCGTTGCCGCAGGATGAAGGCACCGAAAAGAAAGACGAACGGCGGGACCTTTGA